One region of Oryzias latipes chromosome 6, ASM223467v1 genomic DNA includes:
- the znf592 gene encoding zinc finger protein 592, with the protein MGDMKTPDFDDLLAAFDIPDATGLDAKEQIQISHEETENQLKHDEMCLDKSLLDNPGVLPSDVPVVSVIVKNTSRQESIEEHRDRHHSGTTLQNGFTGQETYVDPSEERDGCFSKLFVSTLNGESSPEIPKDVPNQYSAGQTPIFSSSHSHFNSVSSPEPENTLTSKDETLSIQDGNYPEAPVLDDSSLANNQRKFDFSLFDNCSQDVQESRVEVGRSNPPADKSINSETNKGSEEGNTFLHLHRNQNFTETNCNANYTVDATDSHLSAKSDTSKVSSCLEALNALNARKDPKESIYSTASPGIQNDLLKASPKVPISPKSPRSPLDAVKRVIKPSDSPVSICSDGSDKASLALASGLSPAIPKVRIKTVKTTSGQIKRTVTSVLPESETDDIYSAYESSPSQSVISEDSYSVSPHPFQMSEHAVGKKSKGSPASITSLNVLDRKSEQNSRKSLALGNANVGKRSSTHRGQKPKRTSSTAGQKANTTFLPKAVHLASLNLVPHSVAASVAARSASHLQSNSTLSSSVCSGVPLVHQVTAANPFPCANVPNTAAGTLHRLLNCANPVPTYVPNLTPPPESNINLPPNGYCCLECGDSFGLEKSLLGHYSRRSVHIEVGCTHCAKTMVFFNKCALLAHAREHKSSGVVMQCTQLHLKPLSEEHMFAPLSPEPVSLASCTSSLSSSRIEPVLPLYPDNIIRHRHHCVECNKQLHDYKALAGHYQKTSEDVEGLICLVCSMLLPNKCSLRAHQRLHAHKSPYCCPECGGLSRSADIQKHVKENCLHYARKAWYKCLHCDMVFRTLQGQETHIEEKHCDVFYKCNVCPVAFKTSDACEVHLKNKHSASKLALELVLKCSCEALFKKKHLLFQHFHQNANKRLICVFKCPECNSVFPQKRLLMLHFKSVHAGNMTADVHKEAKEKDKTSLHPDVHSAERPQSTDVHKFTGNGRKKSKDIKPQMKPSGWTCGECLQWFSDRESYVSHVKTNHGKSVKKYPCRHCEQSFNSAITLRRHIRSDHDGKRRIYSCWYCTDTKTIFTTSVMLKNHISLMHGIKNPDLSQMPKASLREYKEPLGKKFPSVLPTVDIQADQRDPTDQEAPSAKRPKTQHRCLKCGFTTDNRTDFQQHIPLHRTDESTPQCLHCGLCFTSALSLNRHLFIVHKVKEEEEKADVGTEEHNNQHVGLTEIHESKPPKTVRRTKTTDGHLKLNPALDSKERSSGEEVMRLPP; encoded by the exons ATGGGTGACATGAAAACCCCAGATTTTGATGATCTTCTGGCAGCCTTTGACATCCCTGACGCTACTGGATTGGATGCCAAAGAGCAGATCCAGATTAGCCACGAGGAGACAGAAAATCAGCTGAAACATGATGAGATGTGTCTGGATAAAAGTTTGTTAGATAACCCCGGTGTTTTACCTTCAGATGTCCCTGTCGTAAGTGTAATTGTGAAAAACACAAGTCGACAGGAGTCGATAGAAGAGCACCGGGATAGACATCACTCTGGAACCACATTGCAAAATGGATTCACGGGACAGGAAACCTATGTCGACCCTTCAGAGGAAAGAGACGGTTGCTTTTCCAAATTGTTTGTGTCTACCTTAAATGGAGAGAGTTCACCAGAAATTCCTAAGGATGTCCCTAATCAATACAGTGCTGGCCAGACGCCAATATTTTCTTCTTCACATTCACATTTTAATTCAGTCTCCAGCCCAGAACCTGAGAACACTTTAACAAGCAAAGATGAAACGCTCTCCATACAAGATGGAAATTATCCAGAAGCTCCTGTTTTGGATGATTCTTCCCTTGCAAACAATCaaagaaaatttgattttagtCTGTTTGATAATTGTTCCCAGGATGTTCAAGAGAGTAGAGTGGAAGTTGGCAGAAGTAATCCACCAGCTGACAAGTCCATAAATAGTGAAACTAATAAAGGATCTGAAGAAGGTAATACATTTCTCCATCTGCATAGGAATCAAAACTTTACTGAGACTAACTGCAATGCAAACTATACAGTGGATGCAACTGATTCTCATTTGTCTGCCAAATCTGACACATCCAAGGTGTCTTCATGTCTTGAGGCTCTTAATGCTCTGAATGCTAGAAAAGACCCTAAAGAGTCAATTTACTCCACAGCATCACCTGGGATCCAGAATGACTTGTTAAAAGCTAGCCCCAAAGTTCCCATATCCCCAAAAAGTCCCAGAAGTCCACTTGATGCAGTGAAACGTGTAATCAAACCCTCTGATAGTCCTGTGAGCATCTGTAGTGATGGCAGCGACAAAGCATCTCTAGCATTGGCATCTGGATTGTCCCCAGCAATACCCAAAGTTAGAATTAAGACCGTTAAAACCACATCTGGTCAGATCAAGCGCACGGTTACCAGTGTCTTACCAGAGTCAGAGACAGACGACATCTATTCTGCTTACGAATCCTCTCCGTCTCAGAGTGTGATCAGTGAAGATTCTTACTCCGTCTCCCCTCATCCGTTTCAAATGAGTGAACATGCAGTTGGCAAAAAGTCTAAAGGCAGCCCAGCTAGCATAACATCACTGAATGTTTTGGACAGAAAATCCGAGCAAAACTCCAGAAAATCTTTGGCTTTAGGTAATGCCAACGTTGGCAAAAGATCTTCTACACATCGGGGGCAGAAACCAAAGAGAACATCATCCACTGCAGGTCAGAAAGCTAACACAACCTTCCTTCCAAAAGCTGTACACTTGGCCAGTCTGAACCTGGTACCTCACAGTGTTGCTGCTTCAGTAGCTGCACGTTCCGCTTCCCATCTACAAAGTAATTCTACACTTTCCTCATCGGTGTGTAGTGGTGTCCCGTTAGTCCACCAGGTGACAGCAGCCAACCCTTTCCCCTGTGCGAATGTTCcaaacacagctgcaggaaCTTTACACAGACTGCTGAACTGTGCTAACCCTGTGCCTACATATGTGCCCAACTTGACCCCACCTCCGGAGAGCAACATCAACCTTCCACCAAATGGATATTGCTGCCTCGAGTGTGGGGACTCCTTTGGGCTCGAAAAGAGTCTTTTGGGCCATTACAGTAGAAGAAGCGTACATATTGAAGTGGGATGTACGCATTGCGCAAAAACCATGGTTTTCTTCAACAAGTGTGCCTTGTTGGCACACGCGCGGGAGCATAAAAGCAGCGGCGTGGTGATGCAGTGCACGCAGCTCCATCTGAAACCGTTATCCGAGGAGCACATGTTCGCTCCACTGAGCCCTGAGCCAGTGAGTTTGGCCTCCTGCACCTCATCCTTAAGCTCATCTAGAATTGAACCCGTCCTGCCTTTATATCCAGATAATATAATACGGCACAGACATCACTGTGTGGAGTGCAACAAGCAGCTGCATGACTACAAAGCACTCGCGGGACATTATCAGAAGACATCAGAAGATGTGGAGGGTTTG ATTTGCCTAGTGTGCTCAATGTTGTTACCCAACAAGTGCAGCTTGCGAGCTCATCAACGACTTCACGCACACAAGTCCCCTTACTGCTGCCCCGAGTGTGGTGGTCTGAGTCGCTCTGCAGACATACAGAAGCATGTCAAGGAAAACTGTCTGCATTACGCCCGCAAGGCTTGGTACAA ATGTCTGCACTGTGACATGGTGTTCAGAACCCTCCAAGGACAAGAGACGCATATTGAGGAGAAACACTGTGAcgttttttataaatgtaatgtCTGTCCAGTTGCCTTTAAGACCTCGGACGCCTGTGAagtacatttgaaaaataaacactcTGCTAGCAAACTGGCACTTGA GTTAGTCTTGAAGTGTTCCTGTGAAGCACTTTTCAAGAAAAAGCATCTCCTTTTTCAGCATTTCCATCAGAATGCCAACAAGCGACTGATCTGTGTTTTTAAGTGTCCTGAATGCAACTCGGTGTTTCCACAAAAGCGGCTATTAATGCTGCACTTTAAG AGTGTTCATGCAGGGAACATGACTGCAGATGTGCATAAGGAAgcgaaagaaaaagacaaaaccagCCTCCATCCAGATGTTCATTCTGCAGAACGGCCACAGAGTACAGATGTGCATAAGTTTACAGGAAATGGTAGAAAAAAGTCAAAGGACATCAAGCCTCAAATGAAGCCCAGCGGTTGGACCTGCGGCGAGTGTCTGCAGTGGTTTTCCGACAGGGAATCCTATGTTTCTCACGTAAAGACCAACCATGGAAAG TCGGTAAAGAAGTATCCGTGTCGACACTGTGAGCAGTCATTCAATTCTGCGATCACCCTGAGGAGGCACATTCGAAGTGACCATGATGGCAAAAGGAGAATCTACTCCTGTTG GTATTGCACTGATACCAAGACGATATTCACAACAAGTGTGATGCTAAAGAACCACATCAGTCTAATGCAtggaattaagaatcctgatcTTAGTCAGATGCCGAAAGCATCGCTCCGGGAATACAAAGAGCCTCTGGGAAAG AAGTTTCCGTCCGTCCTCCCCACTGTGGATATCCAGGCAGATCAACGGGATCCGACTGACCAAGAGGCTCCTTCAGCTAAACGTCCTAAAACACAGCACCGCTGTTTAAAGTGCGGCTTCACTACAGACAACAGGACAGACTTCCAACAGCATATACCTCTGCACAGAACAGATGAAAGCACTCCTCAGTGTCTCCACTGCGGCCTGTGCTTTACATCTGCACTGTCCCTCAATAGGCATCTTTTTATTGTGCACAAAgttaaggaggaggaggagaaagctGATGTTGGCACAGAGGAGCATAACAATCAGCATgttggattaacagaaatacaTGAATCCAAACCCCCTAAAACGGTAAGAAGAACCAAAACAACAGACGGTCATTTAAAACTAAACCCAGCTTTAGACTCTAAGGAGCGTTCATCTGGAGAAGAAGTCATGCGACTGCCTCCTTGA
- the LOC101157212 gene encoding cholesterol 25-hydroxylase-like protein 1, member 1 — translation MLNISELPLHDLPSRASGRLLQPFWDYLLFHHMPLISSPFFIVILAFSSYLFFSLPFAVLDLLGDRVPLLYQYKIQPERQPTTRMMAKSFLTALYNHLFFVLPAVSIGMFILPIPALPQDAPTLYELFVDGLAALLLFDTQYYIWHYIHHKQPQLYRWIHAVHHEYMAPFSWSTEQLSIPELMAVGFWSNLDPILLKCHPLTTWCLTIFSIWMSVEDHIGYDLPWTLNHVVPFGLLGGAPAHDMHHQKPSSNFAPFFSHWDRIFGTAVTLKKKKTVRK, via the coding sequence ATGCTGAACATCAGTGAGCTTCCTCTGCATGACTTGCCCTCCCGGGCTTCAGGCCGTCTCCTGCAGCCCTTCTGGGACTACTTGCTTTTTCACCACATGCCTCTCAtctcttctccttttttcatcGTCATCTTAGCCTTTTCCAGCTACCTATTCTTCAGTCTACCTTTTGCGGTTCTAGACCTCTTGGGAGACAGAGTGCCTTTACTTTACCAGTACAAGATCCAGCCAGAGAGACAGCCAACCACAAGAATGATGGCTAAGAGCTTCCTAACAGCTCTGTATAACCACCTCTTCTTTGTGTTACCAGCTGTGTCAATTGGCATGTTCATACTGCCCATACCAGCACTGCCACAAGACGCTCCCACACTGTATGAGCTTTTTGTAGACGGACTGGCTGCACTTCTCCTCTTTGACACTCAATACTACATTTGGCACTACATCCACCATAAGCAACCACAGCTTTATCGGTGGATTCATGCAGTGCACCACGAATACATGGCGCCGTTCTCCTGGTCCACAGAGCAGCTCAGCATCCCAGAACTGATGGCAGTGGGGTTCTGGAGCAACCTGGACCCCATCCTTTTAAAGTGTCATCCTCTGACCACATGGTGCTTGACCATCTTCAGCATCTGGATGTCGGTGGAGGACCACATCGGCTATGACCTGCCATGGACCTTGAACCATGTGGTGCCTTTTGGTTTGCTGGGTGGTGCGCCAGCTCACGACATGCATCACCAGAAGCCCAGCAGTAACTTTGCACCCTTTTTCAGCCACTGGGACAGAATCTTTGGCACAGCCGtcactttgaagaaaaaaaaaactgtaagaaaATAA
- the kti12 gene encoding protein KTI12 homolog, which translates to MVAYLVIMPLVVICGYPCSGKTKRAEELKEYFHRNTERKVYIVGDSALGVERNTVYADSQKEKEVRASLKAEVERKLNKDDVVILDSVNYIKGYRYELFCLIKHAQTPHCLVYCLTSDEQSSSWNRSRNPDEQYSQDIFDALVQRFEAPDSRNRWDSPLFTILKDDNLPFESISDALLKRRAPPPNQSTQSQPLTSVNFLYELDKITQEVLMEIFNAQKTSVPGDFISVPGATEKVELAKRINMAELRKLRRQFISYSKMHPIENTAQIANMFVQYLNKSYH; encoded by the exons ATGGTAGCTTACTTGGTAATTATGCCTTTAGTAGTGATTTGCGGTTACCCATGCAGTGGAAAAACTAAAAgagcagaggagctgaaggagtATTTTCACAGGAACACAGAGCGAAAGGTTTATATTGTCGGTGACAGCGCTCTTGGCGTTGAAAGAAACACTGTTTACGCAG ATTCCCAAAAGGAGAAAGAAGTTAGAGCATCTCTGAAAGCTGAAGTAGAAAG GAAGCTAAACAAAGATGATGTTGTTATTTTGGACTCAGTTAACTACATTAAAG GCTACCGCTATGAGCTGTTCTGCCTCATCAAACATGCACAGACGCCACACTGTCTT GTGTACTGTCTGACGTCAGATGAGCAGAGCTCCTCATGGAACAGAAGCAGAAATCCTGATGAGCAGTATTCCCAGGACAT CTTCGATGCAttagttcaaagatttgaagctCCTGACTCTAGAAACAGGTGGGACAGCCCTCTTTTCACCATCCTGAAAGACGACAACCTTCCATTTGAGTCTATTTCGGATGCACTTTTGAAAAGAAGAGCTCCGCCACCAAACCAGTCCACCCAAAGC CAACCTTTGACTTCTGTAAACTTCCTATACGAGTTGGACAAGATCACACAAGAAGTATTAATG GAAATCTTTAATGCTCAAAAGACGAGCGTTCCTGGGGATTTCATCTCGGTACCGGGGGCGACAGAAAAG GTGGAGCTCGCCAAAAGGATCAACATGGCGGAGCTGAGGAAACTACGGCGCCAATTCATCAGCTACAGCAAGATGCACCCCATAGAAAACACGGCCCAGATCGCCAACATGTTTGTTCAgtatttaaataagagttaccattga